The genomic region TTGTTAAAAAGTAAGCTAGAGCAAGGGTTTTCTTTGTAACAGGATACACAACGTATTTTGCTGTTGGGTATAAAACGTATTTTGTTGCTAATACTGTACCTATTAACCCGGCTGTAGAAATGGCAGCTAATTTTCCAAATTCCAAACATTCTTCGCTATTTTTCATGCAGTAATTATCTAAAGTTGTGCCGATATTTAATATTTTATTAAAAGCGAATTTACTTATTGGAACTATATTTTTAATTCCTGATTTTATAAGGCAGTACATATCATCAGCATCTTTAAGATCTATGCCATATGATTCTTTTTTTTCTATGCACGATTCCATACTTAACCATAGTTTATCTAATTCAGGTGTACATGTTACTACATCTCCAAATGCATCACTTTGAACATATTGTGATATGCTATCTAAACCTTCTGCAATAATATTTGCATTTGTGTTATTTAGTGATAATGTTACAGCTGTTAAAACAGCTAAAAATAGTTTTTTCATAAAAATGTCCCCCCGGACGTTAAAAATTAGTTATTGTTATTAATTACAAATATTTGTACAACTTGTTTTAATTAAGTTTTTTCCAAAATCAACGACTTTATCGCTATTATTTTTTAAAATAGAAATAAGCAAATCAAAATTATTTTTATTTAATGCTTGTAAGCTGAAATATGTTGCTAAATAAATTGCAAAAGAACTCATTTTAGGATATTTAGCGGCAAATTTTTTGTACCAAGAAATTTTATTACGTATAAGATAACCATGATATTTATAAAATTCCTTAGCATCACAATCTTCATCATAATTTTTTTTAGCTTCTCCAAAGTTTTCAATGGATGTTAATCCGGCGATAAAGATATTTGCAGAACCAGGTAATATTGAATCACCAAGAGTAAATGAATTTTCAGCTTTTACAGAATTTGCCAATGTGATGGCTGCGATAATAGCTAATGCTATCTTTTTCATAATATAAACCCCCAAAAAAATATATAATAAAATACACGAAACTATTAATAGTCCATTTAAGTTTAAAAGATTAATGAGTTACTGCAAACGCCCCCATAGGTCTATCTTATTCCGGCAAGTTTTGAAAAAAAAATTATAATTATTTTACAAATATAAATTATATAAAAACCAGTGGTTAAAAGTAATTTAAATCGTCAGTCCAATAGTAATATCTGTAGGCTCGATTTACCCAGCGTTCGTGTAGATCCGATATTAATGATTTTAATGCATTAATATTAGGAGCAAATTTATTGCAAAAATTAGAAAAATATTTGGATCCAATTATACATAAACTATTTGAATGAGAAAACAGCAAATCCTTAGTCAAGTTAGTCATGTTTTTTGCCGTATTTCGGTATAGATAATCAGGTTTTTCTATTGTCAATTGTTCGCAGGATATTTTTTCTAATTGGTTCAAGCTTGGCATATTATTAGATAAATTTTCACCATTTTTATTTGCTATATCGATTATTGAATTTACTTTTAATTTATAAAAATCAAAAACCTTATGACAAAGATTTATCACGTTGTCTTTACAAGTTTTATAATTTATGCATTTATAAAAATCTTTTATTGCAAGATTTTCTTCGTTATATAGGCAGGCTTCGAAACAATTTTCAGAACCAATTTTTTTGGATTTTAAACAGTCTTTGAAGCAATCATTAATGCCTTTTGAATAATACGTTGGGTTATCATAACTGGAATTGTTAATTTTAAAATTATCTAAATGATCATGTTTGATATTATTTAGATAAATTGAGATCAGGGCTGTTGTAGTTAAAAAAATTAAGAGACTTGTTTTTTTGTGATTTTTAACAAAATCTTGTGATTTTACAAAAGTAGTAACCAGTTTTTCTTTTGCAGATAAAGATAAATTTTTCATTTTTTCTTTAAAAGAAGTAGTTTTTTGGGTTATTTCTTGGGTTATTATTGGCATGGCAATTTCTTCTGCTTTTACAGAATTTGCCAATGTGATGGCTGCGATAATAGCTAATGCCATTTTTTTCATAAAAAAAATCTCCAAAAAACTGAAAAATAAAACATATTTGTGAAGAAGTTATTATCTTTATATTTATTTGATAAATACATACTAGATATCATTGCCAAACCACTTATAAATCCACTGTGATTTTTAACAAAATCTTGTGATTTTACAAAAGTAGTAACCAGTTTTTCTTTTGCAGATAAAGATAAATTTTTCATCTTTTCTTTAAAAGAAGTTGTTTTTTGACTTATTTCTTGGGTTATTATTGGCATGGCAATTTCTTCTGCTTTTACAGAATTTGCCAATGTTACAGCTGTTAAAACAGCTAAAAATATTTTTTTCATAAAAATGTCCCCACCGGACTTTAAAAAAATTTATATAACTTAAATTGTTGTATGTAACGAGTATGCGAACTTAGCTATTGCATACATTGCAATTGAAAAGCCTACTGGTACCGTCATTCGTATTATTGCGTAAGCAATTGCAGGTTTAAGACTATATGTTACTTTAAATGAACCGAATGGTATCGTAGATGATTTTTCTGGAGCCAATGTTGATGATGTTGTGTTTGTTTCTGGTTTAATTTCCAATTTACTTATATTAGCATTAAGCATTGCTTGAAGAACTAGCTCACTCTTGTTATCATTTAAATCATTGGCGACCATTCCTTGTGCAGAATTTGCCAATGTGATGGCTGCAATAATAGCTAATGCTATCTTTTTCATAATATAAACCCCCAAATAAATATATAATAAAATACACGAAACTATTAATAGTCCATTTAAGTTTAAAAGATTAATGAGTTACTGCAAACGCCCCAACCCAGAAATGGCTGTATCTAGGGCATATTATATATTTCTTACAAATATATTTACAAATATAAAATTATTTTGATAAAATACAATTAGATATTGAAAAATTAAGTTGAATTATGTTTTATTTTTATAGGGGGAGATTATGGAAAATAGCAAAAGACTTGGGGTTAAAGCTATTTTAGCTTTGATTCTTTTTGCCGGAACAGTCCTTTTAACAGGTTGTTCTAAGCAAGAAAAGACTTTAGGCGGTGCTTTAATAGGTGCTGGTGCTGGTGCTGGTATTGGTGCTGCTGCTGGTGGCGGAGGTGGTGCTGCTATTGGTGCTGGTGTAGGTGCCATAACAGGTGGTTTAATTGGTCACAGTATGGGTGATGACGAAAAGTAATCGCATATATTGAAAGATGACTGGATCCTGAATCAAGTTCAGGATGACAAGATTCTTGATCAAATAAAAAGGGTTATGTAATGTAGCCCTTTTTCTATTTTTGAAAATCTAATAAACTAGACTAATACATATGAAACAAAATAATAGGATATTTAGTGAATAAAATTTTAGAAATAAAAAACTTATCTGTTTGCGTAAATGATAAAAAAATATTAAAAAATGTTAATTTATCAATAGAAAATGGGCAAATTCATGCCATTATGGGGCCGAATGGTTCAGGCAAAAGTACATTATCTTATACTCTTATGGGTATGCCCGGATACAAAATTAATGAAGGCCAAATATTTTTTAATGGACAAATTATCAACAATTTATCTGTAAATCTAAGAGCTAAGATGGGTCTATTTTTGGCTTTTCAAAATCCTTATGAGATAGAAGGTTTAAATATTAAGACTTTTTTGCGTGCCGCATATAATTCTTTATATAATAATACAGAGAAAGAACTCGATTTTGATCAATTTGAAGAATATTTACAAACAAAAGTAAAGCAACTATCCATTAATCCCGAATTTTTGAAAAGAAGTTTAAATGTTGGATTTTCAGGTGGTGAAAAAAAACGCTTGGAAGTTTTGCAACTATCTGTGTTGCAACCAAAGCTTATAATTTTAGACGAAATAGATTCGGGGCTTGATGTTGATGCCCTAAAAGATGTATGCGAAAGTATCATTCAAATTAAAAAAGATAATAAAGATATTTCTTTAATTGTTATCACACATTATCCAAGAATTTTAAAATATCTCAAACCTGATTTTGTACATATTATGCAAGATGGATCTATTATAAATTCCGGAGATATTTCTTTGGCTGAAAAAATAGAGCAAGAGGGATATTAAAAATGTCCGGCAATTGTAATTCTTGTGATAATATTTGTTCACAAAATATAAATTTAAATAATAAAAAAGGGTTAAATCAGGAAACTATAAAAGCTATTTCCAAGCTAAAAAATGAGCCATCTTGGATGCTTGATTATAGGCTAAACTCTTTTAATTTTTTTAAAAATAAAGAGATGCAAAATTGGGGTCCGGATCTAAGTAAATTAAATTTTGATGATCTATCTTTTTATTTTGATCCAAAATCCAAAGATAGTAACTCTTGGGAAAATGTAAATCCGGAAATAAAAAAAACTTTTGATAATTTAGGTGTTGCCAAAAATTCAGATGAATCTTTAGCCGGACAAGGCGCACAGTATGAGTCAGAAGTTGTTTATCACAATTTAAAAAAAGAGTGGCAAGATAAAGGCGTTATTTTTTTAGGCACAGATATGGCTTTAAAAAAATATCCGGAAATTTTTGAAAAATATTTTGGTACTGTTATAAAATACGATGATAATAAGTTTAGTGCTCTTAATAGTGCTGTTTGGAGTGGCGGAAGTTTTATCTATGTTCCTAAAAATGTAAAAATAGATATTCCATTGCAGGCTTACTATAGAATTGAACAACAAAATCTTGGTCAGTTCGAACGTACTTTAATTATTGCAGATGAAAATTCAAGCGTAAGTTATGTTGAAGGGTGTACGGCAAAAAATTACTCATCTAATAATTTACATAGTGCTGTTGTAGAAATTATTGCGCATGAAAATGCAACGGTAAAATATTACACTGTGCAAAATTGGTCAAATAGTGTTTACAATCTTGTAACAAAAAGAGCTATTGCACACAAAAATGCTTGTGTAGAATGGATAGATGCAAATATTGGAAGTTCTATAACTATGAAATATCCTGCAGTAATTTTGGCAGGTGAAAACGCAAGAACATCTATTTTATCTCTGGCGATTGCTGGAAAATCTCAAATTCAGGATTCAGGCGCAAAAGCAATTCATCTTGCAGATAATACAACATCAAAAATAATATCAAAATCTATAAGTAGTAATGGTGGGAATGCTATTTTTAGAGGTAAGGTTAAAGTTGTAAAAAATGCGCTAAATTGTAAATCTTTTATGCAATGTGATTCTTTGATAACTGATAAAATTTCTAAAGCATATGCATATCCCGTGTTGGAAATAAAAGAAAATAACACTGATGTTGCTCATGAGGCGAGTATTAGTAAAATTGCAGATGAACAAATTTTTTATCTAATGAGCCGAGGAATTAGTTCTGATGATGCACAAAATTTAATTATAAATGGATTTATTGAGTCCTTTACACAGAATCTGCCGATAGAATATGCTGTCGAAATTGAACGACTTGTTAATTTCGGACTTAATAATGGAGGGTGTGATGGAATTTAATTTTTTATTGGATAAAAATTTAGAAAATAATTTATCACTCAAATCTCTATTATCTCAAAATATTAAAGATATTAATTTAGATATTAAATATAAAATTAATATAAATATAAAAGATAATTTAAATATAAATTTAATAGACGATTTATTCGATTTAAATTTATTTAACAGCGAAATATATTTTATTTTAAATAACAATAGTGTACTAAATTATATTTTAAAAACAGATGTTTTACATAACTGTGAATATTTTTGTAAAAAATGTTTAAAAAATAAAAACATTAATAATATATATAAAAAAATTCATGTTAATTTATTAGGACAAAATTCCAACGCAGATTTAAAAATAGCTTATAATGGAGCAGGAAATAATCTTTTAAATATTGAAACAATCCAAGAACACAATGCAAGTCAAACTAAAAGTAATTTGATTATTAAGTCTGCATTATCTCAGTTTGCAAAATTATACAGCGATAATTTGATAAAAGTGAATAAAGATTTAATAGCAATAAATGCAAATCAAGATACAAAAAGCTTAATGTTTGGATGTTCTTCTATTGCTTTAATTAAACCTAAGCTTGAAGTTGAATCGCAAGATGTAATTTGTAAACACGGAGCGGCTGCGTCCAGATTAAATGAAAATCAATTATTTTATTTGGAAAGTCGCGGCATAAATTATTGCGAAGCAAAAGATTTATTGATTAATTCTTTTTTGAATTAAAAAAGGGCTCAATTAAGAGCCCTTTAAAAAATTAAATATCCAGATTTTTTACAAAATGCGCATGCTTTTGTATATAATCACGTCTCTCTTCAACTTCATCACCCATAAGTGATGTAAACCATTGATCAGCTTTTATAGCATCTTCAATTGTAACTTGTAAAAATTTTCTTGTTTCAGGATTCATTGTTGTTTCCCAAAGCTGTTCAGGATTCATTTCTCCAAGACCTTTATAGCGTTGGACAGTCATCATTGATTTACCCAAATCTACAATTTGATCTATAAGTTTTAAGATTCCCGTGTCTTTTGCAAAAGTTTCTTTGTTTTTTAACTTAAATGACCATGCGTCTTTATCTAAGTGACAGACCGGTTTTAATAAATTGAGTACATTTTCTGTCTCTTTTGATTCAAAAAAATTCAATGGCACTTGCCAAGATCTTTTTGCTTCTTTAAATGTGATAAATTGTTTTACTGTCGGAGTTTCTTCGCCTGCCATTAAATCATCAACGCTTTTTTCTTGTTCAAGTTCTATTTGATATTTAGGAAAATAATTTCTCAAACTGTTTATAAGTTCTTGTGCGTCATGTTGTGCGATTTTTGTATTTGTATTGTTAATAAAATTTAAAAGTTCATGGCTATTTTTTATTGATAGTTCAATATTATTGCTAAATTTATACAGTTCTGTTTGATATTCAAGAATTTGTTGAAATAATTTTTCAATTTCTTTTTCTTCAAGATTGTTGTTATTGACTTTTAAATCAATATTTTCTTGTATCCAATTGAATAAGAATTCATTTAATTCCGAATCCGTTTGTAGATATTTTTCTTTTTTACCTAATTTTACTTTATACAATGGTGGTTGCGCAACATATAGATAACCGGCTTCAATTAACGGTTTCATATGTCTGAAAAAGAAAGTTAAAAGCAAAATTCTTATGTGCGCGCCGTCAACGTCAGCGTCTGTCATTATAACAATTTTGTGATATCTTGCTTTTTCAATATTGAAAGAATCATTTCCAATTCCCGATCCAATTGCCGTTATCAAATCTTTTATTTCATTATTTGATAACATTTTGTCCATGCGCGCTTTTTCTACGTTTATTATTTTACCACGTAGAGGCAAAATTGCTTGAGTGAATCTATCGCGACCTTGTTTTGCCGAACCGCCTGCAGAGTCTCCCTCAACTATGTATAGTTCAGTTTTTGATGGATCGCTATCTGAGCAGTCAGCTAATTTTCCTGGAAGAATTGAGCTTTCAAGCGCGGATTTTCTTCTTGTTAATTCGCGAGCTTTTTTGGCAGCATTTCTTGCTTGCTGTGCTAACAAAGCTTTTTGAACAACTTTTCTTGCTATTGTTGGATTTTCTTCAAAGTATGTATCAAAGAAAGAATATAACCAAGAATCAACAATACCTTTTACTTCACTGTTACCTAATTTTGTTTTTGTTTGTCCCTCAAACTGTGGTTCGGGTATTTTTATACTCAATACACCAACAAATCCTTCTCTTGCGTCATCGCTAGATATAGGACCATCTTTTAAGGCATCTTGTTTTTGTGCAAATCGGTTTAAACTTTTTGTTAAAGCCGATCTAAATCCGGCTTCATGAGTACCACCTTCTGCCGTTCTTATATTGTTTACAAAACTGTAAGTTTGTTCTGCATAGCCGTCATTATATTGGCATGCAAAATCAACTACATAAGTATCGTCTTCTTTATGGCATTCAATTACTTCTTCAAAAAGTGGATTTTTCTTAGCATTTATATGTTTTACAAAAGAGGCTATGCCGCCTTCATAAAAAAATGATTTATCTTCACCAATTCGTTTATCGGCGATATCTATTTTTAGTCCTTTATTTAAAAAGGCTAATTCTCGAAGTCTTGCAGTTAGTGTTTCAAAATTAAAATTTGTTTCTTCAAATATTTGTGCATCAGGATAAAATTTTATGAATGTGCCTTGTTTGTCTGTTGGTCCAATTTCTTTTAAATCGGCTACAGGATGTCCGCCATTTACATAAAATTGTTGATATTCTTTACCATTTTTCCAAATGACAACTTCGAATTTACTTGATAATGCGTTTACAACCGATACACCGACGCCGTGTAATCCACCGGAATATTTATATGAATCTTTATCAAATTTACCGCCGGCATGTAATTTGGTTAAAACGACTTGCGTTGCCGATACTTTTTCTGTTGGATGTATGTCTACCGGGATACCTCGGCCGTTATCCTCAACAGAGCAAGCACCATCAGGATGTATTGTTACTATTATGTGATTACAATATCCGCCCAAAGCTTCGTCAACCGAATTGTCCACGACTTCGTAGACCAGGTGATGTAAACCTGCCGGACCTGTTGATCCAATATACATGGCAGGTCTTTTGCGAACGGCATCCAAACCTTCTAAAACTTTTATGGAACTGGCTCCATATTTGCTACTATCGTTTTGTATTTTTGTATCTTTCATAAAATCCTTTGCCCAAAATTTTTAGGTTTTCCCCAAATCTTTTTTTGTATATCCATTATACTAAAAAATTAATATTTTATCGAATTTAAATTACGTAGCGACAATATAACCAAAACTAAAATTTTTATGCAATATTATTATTATTTATTTTTATTTATTATTCTTAATATTATAATTTTTTAAATTAATTTATTTGAGAATAATAATTATGTATACAAAAGAAAATTTAATATTTATGAATCAAGCTTTAAATCAAGCTAAGCTTGCATTAAAAAAAGAAGAGGTTCCTGTTGGTGCCGTAATTGTTGATGATATGGGAAATATTTTATCAAAAGCATATAATAAAACTGAAAAAAATAAGTGCCAGACTGGGCATGCTGAAGTTTTAGCCATACAAAAAGCATGTAAAAAATTAAAAACATGGAGATTGGATAATTGTTCAATCTATGTAAGTTTGGAACCGTGTTTAATGTGCTTGGGTCTAATACAATTAAGTAGAATTAACGCTTTATATTTTGGTGCCATATCTAAAGAATTTGGCTCAGGATTGCAAGATGCATTAAAACATAAACTCTATAAAAAAGATTTATTGATCGTTGGAGGGTTGAAAGAGAATGAAAGTATTGATATCCTTAGGAAGTTTTTTATGAATTTAAGAAAATTGAGAAAGGTGAATTGTGAAAGAAAGAGCAGAATTCTTAGAAAAGGTAAAAAAGAGATTGCTTGATAGAAGATTGGAAATGGTGCAAGATCTTGATAATTTAATAACTCAAAAAGTTTCTGATGGACAGGTTCAAGATACTGGGGATGAAGCTTTATCTTTGACTATGGAAAATTTAAAATCATCATTGGAAAAAACCGATATTGATGAATTGAAATTAATTGATGATGCATTAAGCAGATTGGATAAAAGTGAATATGGTGTTTGCGTTGATTGCGGCGAGCCTATATCTTTAAAACGTCTGGAAACGTTTCCATATGCTAAGCGATGCATTGTTTGTCAAGAATCATTTGAGGCTTAATATTGCCGGTGTAGCTCAGTGGTAGAGCAACTGATTCGTAATCAGTAGGCCGTCGGTTCAAATCCGATCACCGGCTCCATTTTTATGAGATTAAGTTAAATTTACTTTAATTTGTTATTTATTTTTGACAAAATTTCCAACTTTTGTATCATAAAAACCTAATAATTGTTGTTTAGTATAAATTTTTACGTATAGTTTAAATTTGAGAATTTATGAAAAAGAGTACAGCTGTTAATAATATTCATGGTGTCGGTAGAAGAAAATCATCTATAGCTCGTGTTTGGCTAAGATCTGGTAAAGGAAATATTGTAGTAAATGGAATAAGTTACGATAAATATTTTGATACCAAACTCACAAAAAGTAAGATTGCATTGCCTGGTAAAGTTACCGGAAAAGCTCAAAATGTTGATTTGGAAATCAATATTTGCGGTGGCGGTAAAAAAGGTCAGGCTGATGCTATTCAGTTGGGAATAAGTCGCGCATTATTAAAATTGGATCCTGAATTAAAAGCAGTTTTAAGAAAATATGATCTTTTAACTGTTGATTCAAGATTAAAAGAACGTAAAAAATACGGCCAAAAAGCTGCTAGAAAAAAATTCCAATTCGTAAAACGTTAATATTTTATTGTATTTTTAACTTTTACATTCGGAGAGTTTGGGTATGTGTGGAATAGTAGCCTATGCCGGTAAAGATAGTTGTCGTGATTACGTTTTAAATGGTTTATCTAAGCTGGAATACAGAGGTTATGATTCTGCAGGTTTTGTTTGCGTATCAAGTAAACACAAACATTTGGTTTATCTAAAAAAGATTGGCAAAGTAGCAGAACTTTCTAACTCTTTATCAAAATTTGATTATAATGGATTTGTTGGGATGGGTCATACTCGGTGGGCAACTCATGGAGTTGTCAGTGAAGAGAATGCTCATCCCCATTTTAATTGTAAGAAAAACGTGGCATTAGCCCACAATGGAATAATTGAAGGCTATGAATTTTTTAGAGCTGAATTAATCTCTCATGGACATGAATTTGTATCAGAGACCGATTCTGAGGTTTTAGCTCATTATTTTGGATCTTTATTAGACTCTAATTATTCTTTAAAATCTGCAGTTTTAAATTTGGCATCAAAATTTAAGGGTGCATATTCTTGTGTGTTTTTAATTGAACAATTTCCGGATCAGTTGATTGCAATTAGGCACAATTCTCCATTAGTTTTGGGTAAGAGTAAAAATGGTAATTTTGTAGCTTCAGATTTATATGCATTTTCAGATTATACAAATGAAGTTTTATTTATGCCTGAAGATAGTTTTGCAATTATAAAATCTGACTCCGTTTTATTGTATGATTTTTCCGGAAATCAAATATATTCACCATGGCAAAGCGTTGATTTTAAATTTATAAATGCTGAAAAAGATGGTTTTGAGCATTATATGCTTAAAGAAATTTATGAACAAAAAAAGGTTATAGATAATACTGTTAATTTTTATAGGCTTATTGGTACCGATTCAAAGTTATCAACTAAAAAAATTAATGAAGATTCTTTTGACTATCAGCTTGATATTGAATATCAGGACCGTATTTGGCAACAACTTGGTATTACGCCGGAGAATGTTAAAAATTTAAAAAAAATTAATTTAATAGCAGCCGGAACATCTTGGCATGCTTGTTGTATTGCACAATATTTTTTTGAAACCATATGCAATATTCAGACAAATGTGCATTTGTCTTCTGAATTTTGTTATAAAACTTTTTTTAAAGAAGATAATTCTATTTTTATATTTGTTTCGCAATCAGGAGAAACTGCTGATACACTTCAAGCTCTAAGAAAAGTAAGTTCTTTTGATTTGCCAACAATAGTAATAACTAATGTACCGTCAAGTACAATGGTACGCGAAGCCGGTGGATTTTTGCCTATGCAGGCCGGACCTGAGATATCTGTGGCTTCAACTAAAGCTTTTTCTTCTCAACAAGCGATACTTTTTCTCTTAGCAAACAGGATTGCACTTGAAAATGGATTAATAGATTTAAAGCAAATGAAACAAGCGGAAGAAGATTTATTGATTGCATCACAAATTTTAGAGTTATCAATTGAAAAATATAAATGGGAAATAAATCAAAAACTTGCCGGAAAATATAGCGGATATGATAAATTTATTTTCTTAGGAAGGCATATAGCTTATCCGTTTGCCATGGAAGCAGCTTTAAAGTTAAAAGAAATTTCTTATATTTTTGCACAATCTTATCCGGCCGG from Candidatus Dependentiae bacterium harbors:
- a CDS encoding TraR/DksA family transcriptional regulator, whose protein sequence is MKERAEFLEKVKKRLLDRRLEMVQDLDNLITQKVSDGQVQDTGDEALSLTMENLKSSLEKTDIDELKLIDDALSRLDKSEYGVCVDCGEPISLKRLETFPYAKRCIVCQESFEA
- the gyrB gene encoding DNA topoisomerase (ATP-hydrolyzing) subunit B, yielding MKDTKIQNDSSKYGASSIKVLEGLDAVRKRPAMYIGSTGPAGLHHLVYEVVDNSVDEALGGYCNHIIVTIHPDGACSVEDNGRGIPVDIHPTEKVSATQVVLTKLHAGGKFDKDSYKYSGGLHGVGVSVVNALSSKFEVVIWKNGKEYQQFYVNGGHPVADLKEIGPTDKQGTFIKFYPDAQIFEETNFNFETLTARLRELAFLNKGLKIDIADKRIGEDKSFFYEGGIASFVKHINAKKNPLFEEVIECHKEDDTYVVDFACQYNDGYAEQTYSFVNNIRTAEGGTHEAGFRSALTKSLNRFAQKQDALKDGPISSDDAREGFVGVLSIKIPEPQFEGQTKTKLGNSEVKGIVDSWLYSFFDTYFEENPTIARKVVQKALLAQQARNAAKKARELTRRKSALESSILPGKLADCSDSDPSKTELYIVEGDSAGGSAKQGRDRFTQAILPLRGKIINVEKARMDKMLSNNEIKDLITAIGSGIGNDSFNIEKARYHKIVIMTDADVDGAHIRILLLTFFFRHMKPLIEAGYLYVAQPPLYKVKLGKKEKYLQTDSELNEFLFNWIQENIDLKVNNNNLEEKEIEKLFQQILEYQTELYKFSNNIELSIKNSHELLNFINNTNTKIAQHDAQELINSLRNYFPKYQIELEQEKSVDDLMAGEETPTVKQFITFKEAKRSWQVPLNFFESKETENVLNLLKPVCHLDKDAWSFKLKNKETFAKDTGILKLIDQIVDLGKSMMTVQRYKGLGEMNPEQLWETTMNPETRKFLQVTIEDAIKADQWFTSLMGDEVEERRDYIQKHAHFVKNLDI
- the sufC gene encoding Fe-S cluster assembly ATPase SufC, which gives rise to MNKILEIKNLSVCVNDKKILKNVNLSIENGQIHAIMGPNGSGKSTLSYTLMGMPGYKINEGQIFFNGQIINNLSVNLRAKMGLFLAFQNPYEIEGLNIKTFLRAAYNSLYNNTEKELDFDQFEEYLQTKVKQLSINPEFLKRSLNVGFSGGEKKRLEVLQLSVLQPKLIILDEIDSGLDVDALKDVCESIIQIKKDNKDISLIVITHYPRILKYLKPDFVHIMQDGSIINSGDISLAEKIEQEGY
- the sufB gene encoding Fe-S cluster assembly protein SufB, with protein sequence MSGNCNSCDNICSQNINLNNKKGLNQETIKAISKLKNEPSWMLDYRLNSFNFFKNKEMQNWGPDLSKLNFDDLSFYFDPKSKDSNSWENVNPEIKKTFDNLGVAKNSDESLAGQGAQYESEVVYHNLKKEWQDKGVIFLGTDMALKKYPEIFEKYFGTVIKYDDNKFSALNSAVWSGGSFIYVPKNVKIDIPLQAYYRIEQQNLGQFERTLIIADENSSVSYVEGCTAKNYSSNNLHSAVVEIIAHENATVKYYTVQNWSNSVYNLVTKRAIAHKNACVEWIDANIGSSITMKYPAVILAGENARTSILSLAIAGKSQIQDSGAKAIHLADNTTSKIISKSISSNGGNAIFRGKVKVVKNALNCKSFMQCDSLITDKISKAYAYPVLEIKENNTDVAHEASISKIADEQIFYLMSRGISSDDAQNLIINGFIESFTQNLPIEYAVEIERLVNFGLNNGGCDGI
- the rpsI gene encoding 30S ribosomal protein S9, producing MKKSTAVNNIHGVGRRKSSIARVWLRSGKGNIVVNGISYDKYFDTKLTKSKIALPGKVTGKAQNVDLEINICGGGKKGQADAIQLGISRALLKLDPELKAVLRKYDLLTVDSRLKERKKYGQKAARKKFQFVKR
- a CDS encoding nucleoside deaminase, which encodes MYTKENLIFMNQALNQAKLALKKEEVPVGAVIVDDMGNILSKAYNKTEKNKCQTGHAEVLAIQKACKKLKTWRLDNCSIYVSLEPCLMCLGLIQLSRINALYFGAISKEFGSGLQDALKHKLYKKDLLIVGGLKENESIDILRKFFMNLRKLRKVNCERKSRILRKGKKEIA
- the glmS gene encoding glutamine--fructose-6-phosphate transaminase (isomerizing); the protein is MCGIVAYAGKDSCRDYVLNGLSKLEYRGYDSAGFVCVSSKHKHLVYLKKIGKVAELSNSLSKFDYNGFVGMGHTRWATHGVVSEENAHPHFNCKKNVALAHNGIIEGYEFFRAELISHGHEFVSETDSEVLAHYFGSLLDSNYSLKSAVLNLASKFKGAYSCVFLIEQFPDQLIAIRHNSPLVLGKSKNGNFVASDLYAFSDYTNEVLFMPEDSFAIIKSDSVLLYDFSGNQIYSPWQSVDFKFINAEKDGFEHYMLKEIYEQKKVIDNTVNFYRLIGTDSKLSTKKINEDSFDYQLDIEYQDRIWQQLGITPENVKNLKKINLIAAGTSWHACCIAQYFFETICNIQTNVHLSSEFCYKTFFKEDNSIFIFVSQSGETADTLQALRKVSSFDLPTIVITNVPSSTMVREAGGFLPMQAGPEISVASTKAFSSQQAILFLLANRIALENGLIDLKQMKQAEEDLLIASQILELSIEKYKWEINQKLAGKYSGYDKFIFLGRHIAYPFAMEAALKLKEISYIFAQSYPAGELKHGPIALIDNNIPVVLFSSLDDVIYKKIISNAQEVKARHGHLVIFAFEGQKELISLADYSFEVPHVNSLLGPLAMTGLMQFFVYQITKKLGYPIDKPRNLAKSVTVE
- a CDS encoding SufD family Fe-S cluster assembly protein, which produces MEFNFLLDKNLENNLSLKSLLSQNIKDINLDIKYKININIKDNLNINLIDDLFDLNLFNSEIYFILNNNSVLNYILKTDVLHNCEYFCKKCLKNKNINNIYKKIHVNLLGQNSNADLKIAYNGAGNNLLNIETIQEHNASQTKSNLIIKSALSQFAKLYSDNLIKVNKDLIAINANQDTKSLMFGCSSIALIKPKLEVESQDVICKHGAAASRLNENQLFYLESRGINYCEAKDLLINSFLN